One part of the Lycium ferocissimum isolate CSIRO_LF1 chromosome 8, AGI_CSIRO_Lferr_CH_V1, whole genome shotgun sequence genome encodes these proteins:
- the LOC132067863 gene encoding LOW QUALITY PROTEIN: alpha-1,4 glucan phosphorylase L-2 isozyme, chloroplastic/amyloplastic-like (The sequence of the model RefSeq protein was modified relative to this genomic sequence to represent the inferred CDS: substituted 1 base at 1 genomic stop codon) — translation MATSVVSGVNSVTCTTSTSSITGFNNFKSKNPNILLGRRKVLLFNWRRRSLYVSNVASDQKQKTKDSSSDEGFTVDVFQPDSTSVLSSIKYHAEFTPSFSPEKFELPKTYYATAESVRDTLIINWNATYDFYEKMNAKQAYYLSMEFLQGRALFNAIGNLGLTGPYADALAKLGYTLEDVAKQEPDAALGNGGLGRLASCFLDSMATLNYPAWGYGLRYRYGLFKQLITKDGQEEVAENWLEMGNPWEIARNDISYPVKFYGEVIEGADGRKEWVGGEDITVVAYDVPIPGYKTKTTINLRLWSTKLAAEAFDLHAFNNGDHAKAYEAQKKAEKICYILYPGDESLEGKTLRLKQQYTLCSASLQDIIARFERRSGNTLNWDQFPEKVAVQMNDTHPTLCIPELLRTLIDVKGLSWKQAWEITQRTVAYTNHTVLPEALEKWSLTLLQELLPRHVEIIKMIDEELMHTIVAEYGTEDLDLLQQKLNQMRILDNVEISSSVLELLIKSQEGIEQAEENKEEEEEEEEEGKDDSKDEETKAVKAETTDGEEETDVEKVEVEEAQAKIKRIFGSAPNGPQMVRMANLCVVSGHAVNGVAEIHSEIVKQEVFNEFYELWPEKFQNKTNGVTPRRWLSFCNPELSEIITKWTGSDDWLVNTEKLAELRKFADNEXLQSQWRKAKRSNKMKIVSLIKEKTEYVVSPDAMFDVQIKRIHEYKRQLLNIFGIVYRYKKMKEMSLEERKEKFVPRVCIFGGKAFATYVQAKRIVKFITDVGATVNHDPEIGDLLKVVFVPDYNVSVAEILIPGSELSQHISTAGMEASGTSNMKFAMNGCLLIGTLDGANVEIREEVGEDNFFLFGAQAHEIAGLRKDRAEGKFVPDPRFEEVKAFVRTGVFGPYNYEELIGSLEGNEGYGRADYFLVGKDFPDYIECQDKVDEAYRDQKKWTKMSILNTAGSSKFSSDRTIHQYARDIWQIEPVELP, via the exons ATGGCAACTTCAGTTGTGTCTGGAGTGAACTCAGTTACAtgcacaacttcaacttcaagtATTACTGGTTTCAACAATTTTAAAAGCAAGAACCCAAATATTTTGTTGGGTAGAAGGAAGGTTTTATTGTTTAATTGGAGAAGAAGAAGTTTATATGTAAGCAATGTTGCTAGTGATCAAAAGCAGAAGACCAAGGACTCTTCCTCTGATGAAG GATTCACAGTAGATGTTTTTCAGCCAGACTCCACATCTGTTTTATCAAGTATAAAGTACCATGCAGAGTTCACACCATCATTCTCTCCTGAGAAGTTTGAACTTCCAAAGACGTACTATGCAACTGCAGAGAGTGTTCGAGATACGCTCATTATAAATTGGAATGCCACATACGATTTCTATGAAAAGATGAATGCAAAACAGGCATATTACTTGTCTATGGAGTTCCTTCAG GGAAGAGCTTTATTCAATGCTATCGGTAACTTGGGGCTAACAGGACCTTATGCAGATGCTTTAGCTAAGCTCGGATACACTTTAGAAGATGTAGCCAAACAG GAACCAGATGCAGCTTTAGGGAATGGAGGTTTAGGAAGACTTGCTTCTTGCTTCCTGGATTCAATGGCGACGCTAAACTACCCTGCATGGGGTTATGGACTTAGATACCGGTATGGCCTTTTCAAACAGCTTATTACAAAAGATGGCCAGGAGGAAGTTGCTGAAAATTGGCTTGAG ATGGGAAACCCATGGGAAATTGCCAGGAATGATATTTCATATCCTGTAAAATTCTATGGGGAGGTCATTGAAGGAGCTGATGGGAGGAAAGAATGGGTTGGAGGAGAAGATATAACTGTTGTTGCCTATGATGTCCCAATACCAGgatataaaacaaaaacaacGATTAACCTTCGACTGTGGTCAACAAAGCTAGCTGCAGAAGCTTTTGATCTGCATGCTTTTAATAATGGAGACCATGCCAAAGCATACGAGGCCCAGAAAAAGGCTGAGAAG ATTTGCTATATCTTATATCCAGGTGACGAGTCACTTGAGGGAAAGACACTGAGGTTGAAGCAACAATACACACTATGTTCGGCTTCTCTTCAGGACATTATTGCGCGGTTCGAGAGGAGATCAGGGAATACACTGAACTGGGATCAGTTCCCTGAAAAAGTTGCAGTACAGATGAATGACACTCATCCAACACTTTGCATACCGGAACTGTTAAGAACATTGATAGATGTTAAAGGTTTGAGCTGGAAACAGGCTTGGGAAATTACTCAAAG AACTGTGGCATACACCAATCACACTGTTCTACCTGAGGCCCTGGAGAAATGGAGCTTGACACTCCTTCAAGAATTGCTTCCTCGGCACGTGGAGATCATAAAAATGATAGATGAGGAG CTCATGCATACTATAGTTGCTGAATATGGTACTGAAGATCttgacttgttgcaacaaaagCTAAACCAAATGAGGATTCTGGATAATGTTGAAATATCGAGTTCTGTTTTGGAGTTGCTTATAAAATCCCAGGAAGGCATAGAACAAgcagaagaaaacaaagaagaagaagaagaagaagaagaagaaggtaaagATGATAGTAAGGATGAGGAAACTAAGGCTGTAAAAGCAGAAACTACGGACGGAGAGGAGGAAACTGATGTTGAGAAGGTAGAGGTGGAGGAAGCTCAGGCAAAAATAAAACGGATATTCGGGTCAGCTCCAAATGGACCACAGATGGTTCGCATGGCAAATCTATGTGTTGTTAGTGGACATGCAGTGAATGGTGTTGCTGAGATTCATAGTGAAATAGTTAAGCAGGAAGTTTTCAATGAATTTTACGAG TTATGGCCAGAGAAATTCCAAAACAAGACAAATGGCGTGACACCAAGAAGATGGCTAAGCTTCTGTAACCCAGAGCTGAGTGAAATTATAACAAAGTGGACGGGATCTGATGATTGGTTAGTAAACACCGAAAAATTGGCTGAGCTTAGAAAG TTTGCTGATAATGAATAACTCCAGTCACAGTGGAGGAAGGCAAAAAGAAGCAACAAAATGAAGATTGTCTCCcttattaaagaaaaaactgAATACGTGGTCAGTCCTGATGCAATGTTTGATGTGCAG ATTAAACGCATCCATGAGTATAAGCGACAGCTATTAAATATATTTGGAATTGTTTATCGCTATAAGAAGATGAAAGAAATGAGccttgaagaaagaaaagaaaagtttgtTCCTCGAGTTTGCATATTTGGAGGGAAAGCATTTGCTACATACGTTCAGGCCAAGAGGATTGTAAAATTTATCACTGATGTGGGGGCAACAGTGAACCATGATCCTGAAATTGGTGATCTTTTGAAG GTTGTCTTTGTCCCTGATTACAATGTCAGTGTGGCAGAAATACTAATTCCTGGCAGTGAGCTGTCCCAGCATATTAG TACTGCTGGTATGGAGGCTAGTGGAACCAGCAACATGAAATTTGCAATGAATGGTTGCCTCCTCATTGGGACGTTAGATGGTGCCAATGTTGAAATAAGAGAGGAAGTTGGAGAGgacaatttctttctttttggagcTCAGGCTCATGAAATTGCTGGCCTACGTAAGGATAGAGCCGAGGGAAAG TTTGTCCCGGACCCTAGATTTGAAGAAGTAAAGGCATTTGTTAGGACAGGCGTCTTTGGTCCTTACAACTATGAAGAACTCATTGGATCCTTGGAAGGAAATGAAGGCTATGGCCGTGCTGACTATTTTCTTGTAGGAAAGGATTTTCCTGATTATATAGAGTGCCAAGATAAGGTTGATGAAGCATATCGAGACCAGAAG AAATGGACCAAAATGTCGATATTAAACACAGCTGGATCATCCAAGTTTAGCAGCGATCGGACAATTCATCAATATGCAAGAGACATATGGCAGATTGAACCTGTTGAATTACCTTAA
- the LOC132067864 gene encoding putative SNAP25 homologous protein SNAP30 → MFGFRKPKPDSATTNTTPDGKHGTKPGRRTSSEPVLVTPDDDDFGTSSSSGTRNKHKSKTEDFDNMSMQELEGYAVNQAKETTSSVNNCLKIAEDIRQEGAQTLDTLHKQGEQIHRTHMMAVDMDKDLSKGEKLLNNLGGMFAMPWKPKKTHDIKGPRTSKDDNHKGKGGSASEREKLGLSNGKKGKSASSTPPPESMNAMEQVEFEKAKQDDALGDLSNILGDLKGMAVDMGSELDKQNKAIDDLDKDVEELNSRVKGANRRARQIVGK, encoded by the exons ATGTTTGGCTTCAGGAAACCTAAACCAGACTCTGCTACTACAAATACAACTCCTGATGGAAAACACGGAACTAAACCTGGTCGAAGAACTTCTTCCGAGCCAGTACTTGTCACACCAGATGACGATGATTTTGGAACATCATCGTCATCAGGGACAAGGAACAAACATAAAAGTAAGACAGAGGACTTTGATAACATGTCTATGCAAGAATTGGAGGGGTATGCTGTAAACCAAGCTAAGGAGACCACGAGCTCGGTGAATAACTGTTTGAAGATAGCTGAGGATATTAGACAGGAAGGCGCTCAGACACTCGATACCTTGCATAAGCAAGGCGAACAAATTCATCGTACTCACATGATGGCTGTTGATATGGACAAAGATTTGAGCAAG GGGGAGAAGTTATTGAACAATCTTGGTGGCATGTTCGCTATGCCTTGGAAGCCAAAGAAGACTCACGATATTAAAGGGCCTCGAACTTCAAAAG ATGATAATCATAAAGGGAAAGGAGGTAGTGCAAGTGAAAGGGAAAAATTAGGTTTATCTAATGGTAAAAAAGGAAAGTCAGCATCCAGCACGCCTCCTCCTGAATCAATGAACGCTATGGAGCAAGTTGAG TTTGAGAAGGCAAAGCAAGATGACGCACTTGGGGACCTCAGCAACATATTAGGCGATCTAAAAGGCATGGCTGTTGACATGGGATCTGAACTTGACAA GCAAAACAAAGCTATTGATGATCTTGACAAAGATGTGGAGGAATTAAACTCTCGAGTTAAAGGTGCAAATCGACGTGCACGTCAAATAGTTGGGAAGTGA
- the LOC132067865 gene encoding probable leucine-rich repeat receptor-like protein kinase At1g35710: MSCHYRLHSVFLLIIVFSLLQNVVVHCKTLKRDVKALNEIKASLGWRVVYAWVGDDPCGEGSLPPWSGVTCTTQGDYRVVTELAVYAVSIVGPFPTAVTNLLDLTRLDLHNNKLTGPLPPQIGRLRRLKTLNLRWNKLQDVIPPEIGELKQLTHLYLSFNNFKGEIPKELANLPELRYLHLHENHFTGRIPPELGTLQYLRHVDVGNNRLVGTIRELIRVEGCFPALRNLYLNSNYLTGGIPAQLANLTNLEILYLSYNKMAGIIPASIAHIPKLTYLYLDHNQFSGRIPDAFYKHPFLKEMYIEGNAFRPGVNPIGVHKVIELSDSDFLF; this comes from the exons ATGTCGTGCCATTATCGTCTACATTCAGTATTTCTGTTGATTATCGTGTTCTCCTTGTTACAAAACGTCGTCGTTCACTGTAAAACTCTCAAACGTGACG TGAAAGCATTGAATGAAATTAAGGCATCTCTTGGATGGAGAGTGGTATATGCGTGGGTTGGTGATGATCCTTGTGGAGAAGGCAGTTTGCCCCCATGGTCCGGTGTTACATGTACCACACAGGGTGATTATAGAGTAGTTACTGAACT GGCAGTTTATGCTGTTTCCATTGTTGGCCCATTTCCTACTGCCGTGACTAACTTATTGGATCTTACTCGGCT AGATCTGCATAACAACAAGCTGACTGGTCCACTTCCTCCTCAAATTGGGCGTTTGAGGCGTCTTAAAACATT AAATTTAAGGTGGAATAAGCTCCAAGATGTCATTCCTCCTGAAATTGGTGAATTAAAGCAGCTAACACATCT CTACCTgagttttaataattttaaaggcGAAATCCCCAAGGAGCTTGCTAATCTTCCAGAGCTGCGTTATCTCCATCTGCACGAAAATCATTTTACCGGACGAATTCCACCCGAGTTGGGAACCTTGCAGTACCTTCGGCACGT GGATGTTGGTAACAATCGTTTGGTTGGGACTATTCGGGAACTCATACGTGTGGAAGGATGCTTTCCTGCTCTTCGCAACCT TTACTTAAACAGTAATTATCTTACTGGAGGCATTCCAGCGCAGCTTGCAAATTTGACGAATTTGGAGATCTT ATACTTATCCTACAACAAGATGGCTGGAATTATACCAGCTAGCATTGCTCATATTCCCAAGTTAACTTACTT GTATCTTGATCACAATCAGTTTTCTGGGAGGATCCCTGATGCCTTCTACAAACACCCCTTCTTGAAAGAAAT GTACATTGAAGGAAATGCATTCCGGCCTGGTGTAAATCCAATCGGCGTGCATAAAGTTATAGAACTTTCAGATTCAGACTTCCTGTTTTAA
- the LOC132067866 gene encoding heparanase-like protein 2, giving the protein MMVSRTRLFCLLVFLVSSCFFRLSNSDELKLMVKGVTSIAQTDDNFICATLDWWPENKCDYNQCPWGKAGLLNLDLKNRILANAVKAFNPLRIRIGGSLQDQVYYKVGKFPKNCSNFEKKSDGLFGFGDGCLHMNRWDELHGLFNKTGAAITFSFNALLGRIQSDEDNTLWEGDWNQYNAKSLMKYTIKKGYKIDSYELGNELCGGGVAAKIKAQQYGNDVKKLKRLVTHMYPDPTNRPKILAPGGFYDEQWFKEFLQTTGPGVVDGLTHHIYNLGAGRDPTLINKLQNPFYLSQIAQTFKNVENSAKLFSPSSGPWVGESGGAYNSGGKTTSHTFVNGFWYLDQLGMTSTFNHKVYCRQSLIGGNYGLLNTTTFIPNPDYYGALLWHKLMGKNVLSATHEGSPYLRTYAHCSKTSGITVLLINMDKSTTYEVSVVDDLNLYPDSVESIHEREEYHLTPKDGNIQSDVLLLNGTPLKLTSSLDIPEMNPKLVDPTLPISVAPRSIVFATLRGFQAPACA; this is encoded by the exons ATGATGGTTTCAAGAACTAGGTTGTTTTGTTTATTGGTTTTTTTAGTGTCATCATGTTTTTTTCGTTTGTCTAATTCagatgaattgaaattgatggTGAAAGGAGTTACATCTATTGCTCAAACAGATGATAATTTCATATGTGCAACTTTAGATTGGTGGCCAGAAAATAAGTGTGATTATAATCAATGTCCATGGGGAAAAGCTGGTCTCCTTAATCTG GACTTGAAAAACAGGATTCTTGCAAACGCCGTTAAAG CATTCAATCCTCTAAGAATCAGAATAGGAGGTTCACTGCAAGATCAAGTTTATTATAAAGTTGGAAAATTCCCAAAGAATTGCTCAAACTTTGAGAAAAAATCTGATGGCCTTTTTGGATTTGGTGATGGTTGTCTCCACATGAATAGATGGGATGAATTGCATGGTCTGTTCAACAAAACAGG GGCTGCAATAACATTTTCATTCAATGCCTTACTTGGAAGAATACAATCAGATGAAGATAATACTCTTTGGGAAGGCGATTGGAATCAGTACAATGCAAAATCATTGATGAAATACACTATCAAAAAGGGATACAAAATTGACTCATATGAATTAg GTAATGAGCTTTGTGGAGGAGGAGTGGCTGCAAAAATAAAAGCTCAACAATATGGCAATGATGTCAAGAAACTAAAGAGACTTGTAACACATATGTACCCTGACCCTACAAATAGACCAAAAATCTTGGCCCCtggtggattttatgatgaacaaTGGTTCAAAGAATTCCTTCAAACTACTGGACCGGGTGTCGTCGATGGATTGACACATCATATTTACAACCTTGGAGCAG GAAGGGATCCAACTCTGATTAACAAACTTCAGAATCCATTTTACCTCAGTCAAATAGCTCAAACATTCAAAAATGTTGAAAATTCTGCTAAGTTATTTTCACCATCATCTGGACCTTGGGTTGGTGAATCTGGTGGAGCTTACAATAGTGGTGGCAAAACTACTTCACATACTTTTGTCAACGGCTTCTG GTATTTGGATCAGTTGGGAATGACTTCAACTTTCAACCATAAGGTATACTGCAGACAATCTTTAATTGGAGGAAACTATGGTCTTCTCAACactacaactttcatcccaAATCCAGATTATTACGG TGCTCTTTTATGGCATAAGCTCATGGGAAAGAATGTGCTTTCTGCTACTCATGAAGGCTCTCCTTACTTGCGCACTTATGCTCATTGCTCAAAAACAAGT GGTATTACAGTTCTACTAATTAACATGGACAAGTCAACAACCTATGAAGTCTCTGTGGTGGATGACTTGAATTTGTACCCTGATAGTGTTGAATCTATACATGAAAGGGAAGAGTACCATTTAACTCCAAAAGATGGAAACATTCAAAGTGACGTGTTGTTGCTAAATGGCACTCCATTGAAGCTCACTTCCTCATTGGACATTCCTGAAATGAATCCTAAGCTCGTTGATCCAACGTTGCCCATCAGTGTGGCTCCTCGTTCTATCGTCTTTGCTACCTTGAGAGGGTTCCAGGCTCCTGCTTGTGCATAG